CCTCACTGATTTCCCACGGAGATTCGGGGTGTTCCTCGTAGCAATCGCCACTAGTGAAGAGACGGTTCATCATCTCGTGAAACTGCTCTTGTCTTGGCGCCTGTTTTGGCAAAGGCTTGCCCCACGCTTCGTTGCGGTCATGCTTCCATTGCTTCATAAAGGCCGAAATGTATTCGTCCACCCTCAGGCGGTTACCCAGGTAATCCGCTAGAATGGGTTTGTAATCCGCTTCATTCATGGCCGCAGGGCAAGTAAAGTAGTTTGGAAGAAAAGTAGGGAACCAATAGACGTCCGCTTAAGCATGAACTTATGCTCGTTTCGCCGAATCACCGTTCTGATAAACTCTTTGAGTAATTTTGCCAGCAAAATTCTGCTCCCCCGTATAGCTCTGCCTGGTGTTTCGAGACGTTTCTTCCCCTAAAGGCCGAATTGGGCGCTTAGAGTACGGCCTGAGCTACTTCGCTTACCTAGTCGTTTTGGTCGTCCTCCAGCTCGTGTTTGGTCCCAACGAGAACGACAACCTTTTACTAGCCCTCTTCTACCTGGCGTCCTTTCTGCTGTGCTTGTGGTTCCTCGTGGCCCAGGGGGCCAAGCGGTGCCACGACCGCGGCAATAGCGGCTGGTACCAATTCATCCCTTTTTACGTGTTCTGGATGCTTTTTGCGGCGGGGGATAGCGGGGACAATGCTTATGGCCCCAACCCGAAAGCAGCTGCCCCAGCGGGAGAACGTAAGTAAGCCCGCTTAATTTCGAGCGCCCCTTCACGGCCGGATGCCCTTGGGACCGTTTTCTTGAATTGCACATTTGACCTATGGCCATGAAGAATACGACCCGTGCGGAATTAGCTGCCAACATCAAACAGCACCGGTGGTTGGTGTTCAACATCATGGAAGGCAACGAAACCGAACCGGCCTTCTCTTACACAGTGGGTTTGTTCGAGACGTTTGGCCACCCCGAAGTAGTGATTTCCGGCGTGAAGCAGGAGGCTGCCATGGGCATTCTCAACGAAATTGGTCACGGTGTCGCTGAAGGGCTGAAGCGAGAACCTGGGGTTCTCTACGACGATATCTTGGAGGGCTACTCCTGTGTATTTAAACCCGTTTCTTCGCAGAAGTACGAGGCATACTTTGGCCGAGCGTTAATCTTTTATGAGGGGCCTACCTTTCCGATGATGCAATGCGTCTGGCCCGATGCCCTAAAACGGTTTCCCGGCGAAGCGGGCTATACCCTTTCCACCCAGGAAGTATTATTCGAGCAGTAGAACGCTTGTTTTGGCGAATCCGACCGTTTCGCCAAACGAAAAGAGGCGATACCTTTCGACCAAGAGCTTCCAGTAGTAGAAGGTTTGCCGCTGCCCATGAGCCATAAAGAAGCCTATTTCCAAGACTTAGAATCCATCGTGACCGAACCCGTTTACTTGACTGCATCGCGGCAGGAACTGGAGAAAGAGACCGCCGAAAACATGTGGTCCCTTGGCGTGAGCGAGGAACTAGCCGGGGCGATTGCGCCCGAAGAGGTGCAGGCCTTTTTGCAGCGCGTCAAGCGCAACCGCCGTGAGCAACTCGCCCAGTGCGGGTGGCACGGTGGGTTGCGCTACTACCTCTGGCACGACCCGCAAGCGGGGCAGCTGCGGTTCAACTTCATCAGCGCGCTACACAACGCCTTGCCATTTGCGGCCCCTGTCGATGAGTGTGCGGACGAGGCCTCTATTATCCGCGCTTGGCTGCAAAAGAGCGGCAGTATGACCTCACAACTGCTGGATTCAGCAGAATACCGGGTGCGGGTGTATGAGGAAGTACTCCTGAGGCAATAATTGTGTTCGTAGACCGTAACGCTCATTACTTTGAGCAGCGCGCGTGCAGCGTTCTACCGTTTGACTGTTCACCTTTCTTTTTTCTGACAATCCTGAAGCATGCGTAAGCAAGGATTCCTTACTCAGTTCCTCTACCTTATTCTCTACGCAGCAAGTGGGCTCTTCACCTTGTTCTGGGCCAGTGTCTTCTTTCTCGGGTCGGAGGATACCGTTTTCCGGCAGATTGAAGAGCACGGATTGTTGGTGCTGTTTTTAAAGCGATTTCTAGGTTTTGCGATGCTGGGCGGGCTGGTCGCCTTAAGCATCACGGTGCCTAGTATCCTGCTTCAGGTTTGGCGGAAGCAAAAGTATTGGTCGGAATCTGAAGAGGTATTTAAACGGGCCCTTTTCTCGCAAGTACTTTGTGCGTTGTTCGGTAGTGCGTTTTTCTCCCTTTCGGTAAGGGGCAGTATACCAGATGTAAAATCTGCCATTGACCACTCCCTGATTAGTGATGAAGCAAGCATGCCACTTCGGTCTTAAATCCAGTCTACACACTCTTCATTCCGCTATTCGGACCGTTTAGCTGAACAAGTAATTGTCACTGCTCGTGGCCTATTTGCAGACACTTGCCCGCACGTCTGTTGAACCTCGAATAGTAGACCAACCCGGGAGGCTAGGAGTTGCTGCGCTTTTTCCAGGGCTATAACCTTGCAAAATCCAGGTAAAACAGGCTCACATTTCCTTCCTTATCATCCATTCTCTCTTAAGTGAAATGTTGTGTATGATTCGCACTTCTACTATTGCCCAGTTGACCCTCCTGCTCTTGTCCAATTTATTGATCGCGTGTAAACCGGATTTGGGTTCTGCAAAGGGCAACTTTGGCCAACATCCTCAACTGCATCTTCAACAACACAGATTCTCTGCCTCGAGTCAGCGCCTGTTAAACCAGTTTGCAGAGGCCCATACCCTAGCTGATAGCGTCGTGAAGCTGGCAATTCCCGATAAGAGGCACTGGCAATATTTGATCACCGACTATGGCTTGTCGTACCCTTACTGGGAGGCACATCCCACGGATACGTTGCCGGGTCCAGCCCTCGAGTACAAATTCTACTATGGGTTGCTGTACCGTGGTGATACCATTCGTTCTGCCATTGTCAGCATCAGTCCTAACATGCGGGTCAACACAACTGAATTAGCGGAATTAGTAGCCTATAATCACTTTCTGATGGGGAATCTGGAAATAGGCCCTAAACAAGCCTTTGCGATTGCCTCCGCTTATGGAGTAAAGGAAAAAGAGGCATCCATTACTTTCCATGGTAATAGCTTTTACAGCGATCAATTCTTCACCCTGCAGCAAGTCAAGGCTACTTACCACGCCATGGGGGAAGTCGCTCCGGCAAGCTTTTATTGGGATATCCAGAGTACGTGTGATGGTTGCGCCTCCTTAAAAGTGAACGCAGCCAACGGAAAGGCTTTTGCCGTCGGCAAAACGGTATTTATATATTGATAAAGTATAGTTTTATCAAGAGTTCAGGAAGAACCCTCGCTTAATAAATGGAGCGTGTTTACCGTTGGACCGTTTCCGTGAACACATCACTAGTGCTTGGATTGGTCTATTTCGTAGCTTGCTCGCACAAATAAGCGGAATACCCCGCTTTGCTTACCCCATACTCCGGCAAGGATGGAAACGCTGACTTGGCTGCAAGACTGGTACCGGGCCCGGTGCGATGGGGAATGGGAATTCCGTGAAGGCATCAAGCTGCTTTCCACGAGCAACCCGGGCTGGAGCGTGGAAATCAACGTGTCGGATACCCCTTTAGAGGACGCATACCTTCCCTTGACTAAGTTCGACCGGTCGGAGAGTGATTGGTACGGCTACTTCCTGGAAGACGCCTTGTTTGTCGGCTCCGGCGACCCGGCAAAGCTGGAAGTCATTTTGCGTGTGTTTCGCAACCTGATAGAAAACGGCATCCCTTCGCCATCCAACGCCTAAACGCTCGTTTCGCTATCCTGACCCTTTGGGTGAACGCGTCTACTCTAGTGCTAAGTCGTATTCGCGGGGTGAAGAAGCGTTGGTGACCAAACGCCATCCGAGCCGGAGTTTCTCTTCCGCTTCGGGGCCAACCCAGAACATGCCGATTCGGCGGCTACGCTGTTTGATGAGTTTGACCAACGCCCTAAATAATAGGCCAGAGTAGGAGACGCGCGAGAAGGTTGTTACAAAACCCGCTACCAGTACGGCCTCCCCAAACTGGCCGCTGGGTTTGAAACGGGCTAGTTCTGGATTCAGCAGCTGGTCGACGGGATACGCGTAACCGCCCTTGCGTAAAGAGATTTCTCGTACGACAATGCCCTCGTCTGGATGAGTGAGCAAGTAGTCAGGAGAATGAATCCAATCCCCAATGGCTAAGTGCCTCAACGATTCTGCCACCAGGGAAGAAATGGCCGGGACATTGGGTACAGTAGACGTGCCCGTGCAGTAATAAGACCGGTTATGGTGTGCTTCAAAGGACTCGAGTACCGCTACTTGTTCGGCAGGAGTGAGAAAGAAGTAGAAGCTGTGGCCGCGAGTTGACATAGGCCTCAAAGTAAGTAAATCCTACTTTCGCCAGAAGCACCGTTTGGCTGAACTTCGGAAAGAGCTATCTATTGACACTTGATAATAGTAAGGAGTATGCTCAAAATTGACCAAGAGCAATTTTTTGCCAGTCTAAAGATTACGCAAGCCTATTGTGCCCAGCAGCTACAACAGCCGTGGCAGAGTGAATTTTTGGCACTACGCACCAGCTTACAGCCAGTTTATCAGAATCAGCAGTGGTTTATAACCGCACGGGGAGTAAAGGGTGAAGCAGCGAGGATAGGACTATCGGAGTGGCTACGCCATACTGACCCCTATCATTCAGCGCGCTTCGCTGAGGTGTTTGCCCAACAGCTTGCGTATAAGTCGGCAGCAAGCGCTGAGTTAACGCGACAGGTTTTCTATCCAGGCCGGATACTGGTCGCCGAATATGGTTCGAACATTCCCGACGGCGCGGTAGAAGTAGAGACAGCTGGTTTTTTCGACGAGTGTGACCTGCCACCAATTGATACCTGGTTTTACAATGGCTACAGCGAGCCTGAAGGAGGCATTCTATTTGCCTGGATTCCGGAACAGTTTCTGGGCCTTGCTCAACTGGCGATAGACATGCAATTTTTGGGCATTTTGCACTGGTTCGTTACCCCTCAAGGGTGGGAGTGTGACCCGTACGCATCACACCCGTAGGTAACATAGGCCTCCTTCAATTGAACGGATCGCGTTTACCTTCGGACCCTTTTCTTGAACAGTAAAGGGGAGGGGTCCACTCTAGGAAAAGTGGTAGCTTTCCCGCCCGTTATGCTTCACCAACCTGCCCTGCCCACTGCTCAAACGCCTCGCGGGCTTCGGCTAACCTGCCTGCTGGGCTTGCTGGGGGCCCAGTTCCCCGGCTGGGCGCAAGAAGCCCCGACGCCCTTGCATGCCTTCTTGCAGCAGCACTACGACAGCACCATCGTCTACCACGTCGGGTCCTCGTGGTACAACGCGCCGAACTATATCATCTTGGCCAAGCACCGGGGCGGGGTGGACGCCTTCACCTATGCCAACCCCTACCGGGACGGACTAGGCCACTACTACCCCGGCCAGCTCGTCCGCCACTTTAGCAAGGAGGACACCCGATTTCGGGCGACGCGGCCCGATACCAACCGCTACCTGGTGCCCCGCGCCGGGGACCCAGCGGAGCTGCGGCGCGCCTGGCAGCAGCTGCACCCTACGCGGTTCTGGTCCGTACGCGGCGACGGGGAGCGGCCCGCTACACCGGCGTCCTGCTTCATCGACGACGGGCCCGAGCACGTGTTTTACCTGCTTGACAAACGCGCCATCCGGGTCGTCCGCTTTTACGCCCCGCAAGAGTTGCAAGACTGTGAGGATGCGAGGCAGGACCCGGGCCGAGCGCAGGCTTTGGCCACGATTCAAGTATTGCAAGCATTGATTCCGCGTGTACGATAAAGGCTCGTTTTGGCGAATCCGACCCTTTCACTGAACTCTTATTCAAAAACGGGGCGAAAGCATTTTCTTGCGAAAGAACCCGCCCGCTTATGGCGAAATTACCAGCATCCCTTCTCCAAAGAATACGATAACGTGTCCAGTTCTAAAATCCTTGCTGTCTTGGTATCTTCTTTAGTCTCGCATACTGCTCACAGTCAATCCAAAGTAGGTATTGTGAAGATTAGCTCCGTTGATACGGTTATAAACAATAAGCCAATTCACTACGAGACCTTCTACAACCGATTTAATCATAAAAGGGGAATCGTGCTAGGGCGCAGCAGGATTGAGTGTGAGATCGTTATCAAAGAAAAGACATTTGCCATCCTGCCCGGCAACAGAGATACCCGAAAATTGTATCTGCATACAAATTTAACCCGCAACGATGTGGTCTTCAATTCCATGAATACGGAGAAGAACAAGGACGGCATATGGGTACATTATTCGGCTGCACATCGGGTTGATTCAGTGGCGTGTTACGACGATCAGGGGCTACGCCTAGTGCTGCAATTCCGAAAGAATGGTTCGCCGAGAGTGATGCATCGCTATAAGAATGGCCAGCGACAAGCCCTAGGGCCCTGGCTGTATGATAGAAGAGGCAGAGTTATGAATATCTCCCCAGATTTTTGAGGGGTAGTTCGTAAAATGCCTCGTTTCGCTTTTTGGACCGTGGCTGTTGCAGAAGTGCTAGCCGGCAAGTTGCTGAATTCGTAGCAAGAGGATGCAAGGCAGGAAAGATTTCACCGACAAGGTCGTGACTCGTTTTCGGCTCTCCGAACGGGTTCCGACTCATAACCTGTACCGGCGGCTGGCCGAGCTGGTCGACTGGCGTTTTCTTTACGAAGAGACCAAAGCGCTCTACAGTCACACGGGCCAGCCCTCGCTCGACCCGGTGGTGTTTTTCAAGCTCGTGCTCGTGGGCCGGCTGGAAAACCTGATCAGTGACCGGCGCTTGGTCGAGCACTGTGCCCTGCGGCTCGATATCCTCTTTTTCCTGGGCTACGAAGTGGATGAGGAGTTGCCTTGGCACTCGACCGTGAGCCGCACCCGCCAGCTATTTCCAGCCGCCGTATTTGAGCGCCTGTTTGACCACGTCTTTGCCCAGTGCGTAGCCCAGGGGCTAGTGGCCGGCGACACGCAAGCCGTCGACTCCGCCCCGGTCAAGGCCAATGCCTCGCTGGAAGCGGTGCTGGAAAAGGGGCAGGTGAGCGCCCGCGGCCCGTTGCTGGTCACAGGTGAGCTGGTGGCCACGGCGCCTGCGGCTCACCTGGTAACGGCCCCGGCGCACCAGCTGCGGAATCTGGCCACGGCCCAGGCTCGGCGACAGGGCACGCAATCGGGCGCCTTGGGCGCACAGCATGACAAAGCCCGATTGCTGAGCAACAAGACCCATTATAGCCCCACCGACCCGGATGCGCGCATTTCCATTAAGCCCGGCAAAGCCCGGGCGCTCAATTACCTCTGCAGCCTAGCCGTGGACACGGCCCACGGCGTGATCAGCCACGTGCAGGCTGATTTCGCCGATAGCCGCGATAGCCTGCACTTACCCCGCCTGCTCACTGGGCTGCAGCAGCGGTTACGAGCGCAGCAGCTGCGCATGCATGAGCTGCTGGCCGACGCGGGCTACGCCAACGGCTTGAATTACGCCCTGCTCGAAGCCCAGCAGGTCACGGCCTGGATTCCGGTCTTTGGCCAATACAAGGCCACTATCGAAGGCTTTACCTACGATGCTGAGCAGGACGTTTACCACTGCCGGGCGGGCAAGGCGCTGCCGTTTCGCAAGTGCGATATGACGGCCGACGGCACCGGGCTAAAAATCTACTGGGCCACCTGCTCGGACTGCCAGCAGTGCCCGCTCAAGTCTACCTGCATACCCGGGGCCAAGCGCAAGCAGCTCACCCGCACGCTCTACGACGCACCCTACCGCCGGGCTTGGCAGCGCCAGCAAAGCCGACAGGGACAGCGCATGCGCCGGGTGCGCCAAGGCACCGTCGAGCCCGTCTTCGGCAATCTGATCCAGCACTACGGCCTGCGCCGGATGAACGTGCGTGGCCAGGCCGGGGCCCACAAAACCATGCTGCTCACAGCCGTGGCCTACAACCTGAAAAAGCTGCTCAAGCACCGTGTCAACCGGCAAGTGAGCCTGGCCATGGCCCTGCCACAGCCGATATTAGCCCTTATTAGGCGCTCGCAGGGCCCAACTGGCCGACCTTGACGCACAGATGAGACCTCGGACAGCAGCTGGCAGGAAAAAGAGGGTAACGAAACGAGTTCTGCAACAGCCACGAATGTCCTCTTTGTATGACTAAAAGAGAAAATGTCTTCTGCGAATGTTGCTAGTAGGCCAGTAGGAATATAGGTGAATTCCTCCATTCCCGTCGTCACTTCTTGGCGTTTCTTGAGCGTGAAATGCCGCCGGGACATCAGGCGATTGTCATCTCCATAACGAAACTCCACGCCTGTTGTCTCTAGCTGCTCTATGGAGGTCTCCTTGCTTTTCGCTCCCTTAGGGTTGTATTCAGTCAGTTGCGTAAAAAAGAGCTTGCCTTTGTCAAAAAGCTGCTCTTTGATGGGCCGGTTCTGCTCATCATAGGCGGTGCGTTTGAGCCGCCCGGTAATGCCGCCACCGTCAATCGTGGATTCCACTTCATTGCCTCGCTTATCATAGACAAACGTTTCGTCACTGACGAGCTGCCCTGTTGGGTCAACCAGTGTTTTGCGCGCTAATTGCCCGACAGCATTATACTCCAGGTGCTGTACTTCCTTTCCTGTATACCCATCGGTTACAGAGACTAGCTTCTGGCTTTCATTATAGCGATAGCGCCAAAAAGTTGTATCCTTAATGGACGAATGCGTGCGCTTAGAATAAAGTACTTGATTGTCTGCGTTGAATTGCTGGACGAGGGAGTGCTTGATGGTCTCGACTAAAAAACCATCGTCGGAGGAAGCGATGGTATTGCCGTTTAGATCATACCGTTCAGTAGCGGCTAGCCTACCCGCTAAATAGATGTTCGCCGTGGTTATGTGCTGGGCTTTAAGAAGCGACGCGTCGTTCGTCTGAGCAAATGCAAAGGCGGGCAGAATAGCAAACACGCAGAGTAGCTGCAGCTTCGTTTTCATAAGGTAATCCTGAAGGGAAGTAGGCAATGGCAGCCAAAGGTAGAAGCCCACGTTCACCTAAACGGTCCTGCCGTGAACGCGCTCTGTTTAGTCGAAGGAGCGATAAATTTGGTGCTATTCTAACTTCTCCGGTTCATTGATGGCGCAGTGCTTGCGATTGCGCCCGGTATTGCTGGAGCAGACGCGTGAGGTGTGAGGCACTAATCGCCAATTCGCGAATATTCAGCTCGCGCACTTCGTTTCCTGCCCGGTAGTAGAGAATTGTATCCGTGCCCCGGCCGAGCCGAACCTTTCGCACTTCTTCGTCCCGAATGGTTTTCCATACATCTACTGGTGCTGAGCCGAGTTGTATTCCCCGTTCGCTGATAGTCAATTGGGGCCGATTATTCCCTAAGAGCCAGAGCTGGCGGCCGATAACAACGAAACTCCCCAGTCCAATCAAGAAAATGAAGGGCGCCCCGAATCCCAAAGGCCTGACATTCCACAGCTGGTGCACGGCAGTAGCTACAAAAGCTACGCACACGACCAAGTAGCTTAATAGGTTAACAGTAGAGTAGCGAATGACAGATTCAGGCGGTAAGGACTCGTTTTCCATTAGAGGCGGGGTTCGTTCTAGTGACCGAGAAGCTAAAGCGAATGGGCTTAACCAAGTCTTGTTCAGCGAAACGGTCCGCAGGTAAACGCGGCGATTCAGCTCAAGGAGGGTTATTTTTAGGGATGCGAACACGCCTTCTTTTCACCGTTGGGTTCTTGTTGGCCCGGCTGCCGCCTGAGAGTCAGGCACAGGGTAGTTGTGTGTCCGGCCACCTCGTAGAGGCCTCGTCGCAGGCGCCGTTG
This Hymenobacter canadensis DNA region includes the following protein-coding sequences:
- a CDS encoding colicin immunity domain-containing protein, with the protein product MNEADYKPILADYLGNRLRVDEYISAFMKQWKHDRNEAWGKPLPKQAPRQEQFHEMMNRLFTSGDCYEEHPESPWEISEEELRQEVQLFYQRLWGA
- a CDS encoding DUF805 domain-containing protein, which gives rise to MFRDVSSPKGRIGRLEYGLSYFAYLVVLVVLQLVFGPNENDNLLLALFYLASFLLCLWFLVAQGAKRCHDRGNSGWYQFIPFYVFWMLFAAGDSGDNAYGPNPKAAAPAGERK
- a CDS encoding DUF4262 domain-containing protein, which gives rise to MKNTTRAELAANIKQHRWLVFNIMEGNETEPAFSYTVGLFETFGHPEVVISGVKQEAAMGILNEIGHGVAEGLKREPGVLYDDILEGYSCVFKPVSSQKYEAYFGRALIFYEGPTFPMMQCVWPDALKRFPGEAGYTLSTQEVLFEQ
- a CDS encoding immunity 53 family protein, with the translated sequence METLTWLQDWYRARCDGEWEFREGIKLLSTSNPGWSVEINVSDTPLEDAYLPLTKFDRSESDWYGYFLEDALFVGSGDPAKLEVILRVFRNLIENGIPSPSNA
- a CDS encoding IS1182 family transposase, whose protein sequence is MTRFRLSERVPTHNLYRRLAELVDWRFLYEETKALYSHTGQPSLDPVVFFKLVLVGRLENLISDRRLVEHCALRLDILFFLGYEVDEELPWHSTVSRTRQLFPAAVFERLFDHVFAQCVAQGLVAGDTQAVDSAPVKANASLEAVLEKGQVSARGPLLVTGELVATAPAAHLVTAPAHQLRNLATAQARRQGTQSGALGAQHDKARLLSNKTHYSPTDPDARISIKPGKARALNYLCSLAVDTAHGVISHVQADFADSRDSLHLPRLLTGLQQRLRAQQLRMHELLADAGYANGLNYALLEAQQVTAWIPVFGQYKATIEGFTYDAEQDVYHCRAGKALPFRKCDMTADGTGLKIYWATCSDCQQCPLKSTCIPGAKRKQLTRTLYDAPYRRAWQRQQSRQGQRMRRVRQGTVEPVFGNLIQHYGLRRMNVRGQAGAHKTMLLTAVAYNLKKLLKHRVNRQVSLAMALPQPILALIRRSQGPTGRP